One part of the Arvicanthis niloticus isolate mArvNil1 chromosome 15, mArvNil1.pat.X, whole genome shotgun sequence genome encodes these proteins:
- the LOC143434488 gene encoding zinc finger protein 431-like isoform X2, with the protein MEAVTHDGVHMNFSVEKWNLLDPSQKNLYKDVMLETYWNLTAIGYNLEDHHIEEQCQTSRSHERHERSHTGEKPHECNHCGKAFSCHSSLQKHKRTHTGEKPHECNQCGKAFSHQSGLQYHNRALDRN; encoded by the exons atg gaagcagtgactcATGATGGTGTGCATATGAACTTCTCTGTGGAaaagtggaatttgctggatccttcccagaaaaatctctacaaagatgtgatgcttgagacctactggaacctcactgctatag gctataatttggaagaccatcatattgaagaacaatgtcaaacttctagaagtcatgaaag gcatgaaagaagtcatactggagagaaacctcatgaatgtaatcactgtggtaaagccttttcatgtcacagtagtctccaaaaacataaaagaacacatactggagagaaacctcatgaatgtaatcaatgtggtaaagccttttcacatcagagtggtctccaatatcataatagaGCACTGGATAGAAACtaa
- the LOC143434488 gene encoding zinc finger protein 431-like isoform X3 translates to MEAVTHDGVHMNFSVEKWNLLDPSQKNLYKDVMLETYWNLTAIGYNLEDHHIEEQCQTSRSHER, encoded by the exons atg gaagcagtgactcATGATGGTGTGCATATGAACTTCTCTGTGGAaaagtggaatttgctggatccttcccagaaaaatctctacaaagatgtgatgcttgagacctactggaacctcactgctatag gctataatttggaagaccatcatattgaagaacaatgtcaaacttctagaagtcatgaaaggtaa